The nucleotide window GGGCCTCCCCGAGCCGCCCCCTATACCCGAGTggtggagtggggatgggggagcgTGTTGTTGTGGCTGGTAGcggtggggggaggcggggggaagGGCccaaagggatggagggaggggggcggcgggggagggggtggccccAGGCCGCTGGGCAGCAGGGTCAGGGCCCCGGGGGCCAAGAGAGGCACATCGTCCGGCGCCCGGCGCAGGGCCAGGGTGTAGTCGGGCGGGCAGGCGGGGCGCAGGGCCTCCGCAGGGTCCGCCCCGACGCCCCCGCCCCGCTTCAGCTGCAGCGACACCAGCTCCTCCTCGGGTGGCAGCTCACGGCCGGCCGCAGGGAGCAGGGGGCCCCCGCCGGGCACACCGGAGCCCGAGCCGCCGGGGGGGCTGAGCCGCCTGCACCGCAGCTCTTGCCGCCGGTCCCGCTTGTAGTAGAGGGCGGCGAAGGCGAGGATgttgaggaagaggagggaggcgCCCACGGCCACGGTGACGCTGAGCTCCGTGGAGTAGTCTCGGGAGTCCCCGGGGAAGCGGTCGTAGGCCCGGGGGCCCGGCTCAGGCTCGGGCTCGGGCGGCAGGGTGGCGGGCAGTGGCGGGCGGCGCGTGCCCGGGGCTCCAGGCGGCGGGCGCGGCGGCCAGCGCGTGGCGTAGGGAGGGAGGCGTGTGGTGGTGAAGAGCTCCGTGTGCAGGTTGTGCAGGTGCGGCACGAGCTCCAGCCAGAAGGCCACCTTGTTGGCGCGGTAGTTGTCGCGCACGCGCGGCTTCAAGCCGATGTGCAGGTACTGCTTCTCCTTGCTGTTGAACTTGCTCCACACCACCTCCTCGAAGCGGTTGGGCTTGGTGTGGATGAACTTGGTGTCCTGTGGCACCGGCTGGTTGGGGTCGCTGTGGACACAGGGGGGCAGGGAAAGGAGGAGTAAGGGTGAGGCTCCCATgaaaggcgggggtgggggcgtgcTATGGGAGGAATGGGGAGAGAGACGGACAGAGACGCAGAGAGCTGGGGAGAcgggaagagagacagagatggataCGAAGAGACAGAGAAACTGCCAGAGACGGACGGACAGACAGACAAATAGGGATGAAGCCAGACTGCCAGAGACAGTCTGAGATGAGGACAGAGGGGCAGAGAGGGCAGAGACAGACCACCAGTGACAGAGGCAGAGTCTGAGACTGAATGAGATAGAGACATATggaaacagagacacaaaagGACATGAGAGACAGCCAGGGGGAAACTAGCGAGTACAGGGTAACCAGATCAAAGCAAGCAGAGATATCAATGGATTtcaagagagagaggcagagacagcaatagacagacagacacaaaCCCTCACACACACTCAGATACACAGACGGGAGCACTCAGACAGAGGGCCGAGCtctgggaggagaaggagagagctgGGTGggcaagggagggaaggagagacagaCACGGAGCCAAAGGCACCAAGTGAGCCCGCCTCCCAGAAAAGACAGGGACCTCTCTGTCCAACTCTTCTGAATCTCCAACACACACAGAGGAGCTGTCCGGCAGGTGTCTGAGTCGAGAAGGCAAGAGTGCCTTGACAGAGGAATGATGGCCGtgtgaaggagagggagagaaggggctgAGGATGGAGGGGGTGTGTGCCCTGACCTGCAGGGATGCCCAACCCAGCCCCTCTGGCCCTCACCCAGTCTTGGCGAAGTTGGTCCAGTAGGTCATGACCACGGCGCTGAGCATGACATCATTCTTGGAGAAGTTGCAGGGGAAGAGGTCGGTGGCGCCcaccatgggcacaccaaagacGTAGGGTAGCTCGTCCCCGTGCGCTGCGTCTGCCCACTCGGGCCGGCCCTCAGCCTGGCAGTGGTGGTAGAAGGTGTAAAAGTAGACAGGGGACTGGTAGTCAGCGTGCAACTTGGCGGTGGCCACAGCCGGTGCCACCCACTGGTGGTCGGTAAAGAGCGCCAGCAGGGTCTTGCGCCGCATCTCGCCATTGTCCCTGTCAGCCCAGTCCGTGTACATAAACTTGATGGTCTCCCGCAGCACATCCTTGCCCTCCGGGTAGCCATACAGGTTGTCCACAAAGTTGGAGACGGTGAAGTCGAAGGCGCTGGCGGACACGCCGTCCTCGCTCTCTGCCGAGTCCTCCACGAACTTGAGGCCCTCTCCCTGGTTGACACCGATGAGCATGTCGTAGTTGAGGAATTCTCCCTGCTGCATGAGGATCTCAGGGTCATCGGGGACTACGTCACCGTCCACCACGGGCCCAAAGGCGATATGGTAGCTGGGGAGAAGGGGTCAAGGTCGCATCACCTGTTCACCGGCCTGCTCTCAGCTCACAGCCTGCTGAGTCCTCTGCTCGGAAGACCCCTCTCCCCTAGTTAAAATCTTCTGAGCCCTTCAGGGTACTTGGCCGCATGGGAAGTCCTCCCTCAAGCACTTCACGGAGCTTCGTGCACACTGGCTCTGTTTAGGCACCTCCGCTTAGGGAAGGCTTCTGGGAGAAGGCAGGGCCCCAGGAGGGGCTTGAAGCCCACCTCTCCTGGCTAAATGGCATGCCTGTGGCCTGCGGGCACCTCTCACCCTCAACCTCCTTGGAACCAGCAAGGAGAATGGAGGCCTGGACCtggccctctcccacccccatacCGGGCGGGCTGCACGTCCTGGTCCACCAGCTCCCGAGAAGGCTTCCGGCGCAGACACTCCACGGCCTCGGCGCTGTCCTCCCGGTCACAGCCCACCTTGGCCGCCAGCAGCCGCGTGTACTTGAGCGGCTGGTAGTTGACAGACCAGCTAGAAATGGCAGTGCCACTCTGGGCGATGGCCTTCTGGAACAGCCCTGGTGGGACAGGCAGGCTTTAGGCTGGGCTGTATCAGCctgagggaggagaagggggaccTGGTGGGGTCGGGGGTGTGGGAAAGGGGACAGGAGGGACAGGCTGAGGAGGTGGCTGGTACCTTCTGAATGGTGGGAGAGGATCAGAAGGTTGACACAGGAGGCCCCTGCCCCAGATCCGAAGATGGTGATGCGCTCGGGGTCGCCCCCAAAGTGGGCAACGTTCTCACTGAGCCAGCGCAGGGCCTGGATCTGGTCCAGGAGCCCATAGTTGCCTTTTGCAGCCTGGTCCCCAGTGCTGAGAAAACCTGGGGGTAGAGGAAGAAAGGGGGCTTCCTGGGGGTGTCACAGCACCCTTGCCCTCTTTCTGGGCAGCTCAGTGCAGCCCAGAAGCCATTCTGCTTCTGCTGGGTTTAGAGGAACCCTGCCGGCAGGCCCTCCTCCCAGACTCCAGCCCCTAGAGTTGGCTGCCCACCCTCACCGAGCACCCCAAGCCGGTAGTTGAGTGTGGCTACAATGACGTTGCCGTAGGCGGCGAGGACAGAGCCATCGAACATGTTCCCGGTGCCCTCCATGTAGGAGCCGCCATGCAGAAACAGCATCACCGGCTTCTTCCCGGAGTCCCGGATATCTgcgtggggagggggcgggtggGTGGGCCGGGAGATGGGGGACAAGGACACAGTCAGACCAGAAGCAGCACCGCCCAGCTCCCAGGCCTGCCGAGTTCCAGCCCGGAGCTCAGGGGACATGTCACTCCCATCCCTGGGGGGCAAGACCggattcccctccctccctccccagctagCCCTGGCAGAagatccctccccacctcctgccgGTGTGCCCCACAGCACTTCTCCACATGCCTGGCAGACCTTCCAAGAAGCCtagcagaggcaggggtgggggctggCCCTCCTCAGGGCATCTGCTGGACCCAGGGgaacccctccccccacacacacagcaaATCTCCTTCCTGCTCCTAAGAAGAGCGAGCTCCCAAGGCTGCCACTAGAGCTAGAGATCCTGGGAGGGTCCTGGCGTTTCCTTCGACTCAGGCCTTGGGCCTCAGCTCCACATGGTAGCCTGGTCTGTGGGTGAGGGGGTGCCAGGCCCTAGGGTCCCTGGGGGCTTGGTCTCCTCCCCGCCCTAATTCCTTTCTAGGTCACCTCCCCAGTTACCATGGCAACCCCCAGCCTAATTACTGTGGCAGGAGGCTGCAGGGTGGGAAAGTGTCTGCTTAATGAAGCCAGGGTGCAGCTCTAGTCTCGGACCCCCCAAACTGGCCTAAGTCCTGAGTTCTGGACCCCTCTCTTGCCATGTCCCCAAAGGATCCCATGATCACTCCCATATGTAGAAGGCTCTTGAGGCACTACAGACCGGACTGAGGGGTAACTGATTCCGGAAGAGGGTGGGAGTCTGAGAGGGCTTGCCAGGGTCCCTGCCCCTGCAGCTCCTCCACGATGCAGCCACAGTGCCCGTGCTGGCATCAcccctggcctccaggccctccTCTTTCTTGACACCTGCAATCTCTGACCAGCCTGGGCACTCGGCAAATAAGATCCAGGCCTGGGCCTCCACAGCTGGTCCTCAGTGCCTCTGCCCGCCTCCCTCATCCCGCTAGAGACTTCCCTCCTGGCAGAAGGTCAACCAACAGGTCACTGAGacactcccctccacccccccaccccagacagCTTCCTGCCTCCTGTCTCTTAGGACCTTCTCTGACACCTCCTTCCACCTGACTTTGGCCAGGAGCTCCTAGGTGGGCAGTGCCCTCgctgtgtcctccccaaatcCTATTCTTCCCTTTGTTCCTGAACCTCCAGTGGCCTTCCATCAGTTCAAGCTGGTCTCCTTCCCTCCGAGGTCCTGTCCTAAATGTCATCACTCCTCCCCGCTCCTGCCCACCCAGCACCTCCACTCCCagcgaggggggagggggagtcagAAAGGGAAGGAGCAGGAAGGGGGAGCGAGGGGGGCGACAAGAAttcaaaaccaacaacaaaaaacaggatcaagaaagaagaaagaaagaaaaaacaacaaccaaaaaacaagaaGCTCTCGGGGCAGAttcaacaagaaaagaaaaaaaaaaaccaaaaaaacaagaaaccaaaaagatccatttttggaaaaaaaagaaaaaaagaaaaaagttctttgcactttttcaaaattttgtggTGAAACTTCAAGATATTGGGCCCTGTTTTCAAAAATGTCCAAATTCTTTAATTTGCTTCAAATGTGCGTTTTCTGCATCGGACAGGCTTTTTTTTGGAAACTGTAGCAGGTTTCTGCTGTTTCAATTGTGTCATCAATTTGCcaacttaaatttgtttttttcaaatgttattttgctccaaattaaaattgttttttcaaaTGTTATATTTCACAAGTTTCAAAACAGTCCAAATGTCTGTCAAGCTAAACATTTTATCCAATTCTttggtgttttttggtttttgtttttttctgacatTCCAATTTCTTTTTGCACTTTATTTTCGCCATGTTTAAGCTTTTCTTGCCGGTTTTCTAGTGGGTCCAACATTGTTCAAATTTCGTTTGAAGttttcataattcttttttccaattattacaaatttttcttttcttttctttttcgttTTTAGTTGGGAAAACGACTGAGGGGCCTTGAGGGCTGTGAGGGCATTTAGTTAGGGGCAGGGCCGAGAACTTCCTCTTATCAGCAACCACATGCAGCAGCGGGATTTTTAAATCTACCTGTGTCTGGCGGATTGAGCGTCGCCTCGTCACGTTTTTTTGTGAGCGGACCTAAGACCGGGaacacaaaacagagaaaaaaggacaATTTTGTGGGGAAAGATGGGGGTCGAGGGGAGGTggtggatggggaggggaggagagaaagcagaaaaggggagggtgaggggcagaaaaaataagccaaaaaaagcaaaatttgtttgcaagaaaaagaaaccaagaaaagagaaaaacgttTCTACAACCCAAATTTTGTTCCCCTCCCCGGAAAAAGTCATGCCCCAAAGAAAAGGCtggttttgggggggtggggtgcctGAGTGGGCTGAGGCTTGTCTTAAGACATATTGATTTGGCTGGAAAGGATTTGGCTTGTCCAAGTGTTTGCTAATTGCTGGAAATGAAACGGTGTTagaggtggggtgggtgggaggggaggggaagccaaCCAGGGAGCCTGGGAGCCCAAGGCCAGCTGTGCCCCACCCTGGGCGGGGGGCACCACCACTCACGCAGGCCCTCTTCAGGACCAGCCAAGCACCTGCCCGCTCTCCCAGGCTGTAGAGAGGAGGGGTCCCAGCAGAAAGGACTCTGCTTGCCTCTGGACCAATCTGGCAGGCAGAGGGTAGGATGGGGCTGGGGCAGCCCGTCCCCACAGCTCACAGCCCCTGGAAGCCCTCAGCTCTCCACTGGCCGGCGGGGGGGAGGTCAGCGAGGGATGCCTGCCCACATCCCAGCCTCTCACCAGCCAGCATTTCTCTTCCATCCGCACTCACAAGCCTGACTTCTCACCCCATCTCCCCAGTGTGGGGTGAAGCAGGGAAAGGGGTCATCAGGTCTTGCCCTCCACTCCACCTCTTCCCTCTGACACCCCTCCCCAACCTCTTCCCTTACCCAGGcctgctctcctcccccacaAATGGTAAACTCCCCACCAGGGGCGCCAGCCCCCCACCAACCCCTGCTCTAATGCCAAAAGCCCCCCTCCCCAATTGGGAGTTCAGTCCACAAATAGGGAATAGGAAACACAGTGCCCTGAGCCAGCCCGACACATAAGGTGCCAGGAGGTGCAGGGAGGCACAAAGTGTGCcccctgtcaaggaaaggccccAGACTGGGCTCAGAGTTTGGCTCTAGGCTTCTTTCAGATTGGGGGATTAGTCAAGGGAGAGCTGGAACCCAGAGGCCTGGGGGGTTCCCCCAGGCTGATCAATTTCTCCTCAGTGGCCTGGGGACCAGCATGCGGAGGGATGGGTCAGTAAGGCTGAGGCCAGCCTCTGCAAGGCTTCTCCCAACTGGTGGTGATGGCCCCAAGGGGACCCATTAGGATCAGGGCCTGTTCTTCTCTGACAGGatagggatggggatggggatgaagTCAGCAGGGCATGTTTGCGCATGAGAATATTAAGTGTgcgggtgtgtgagtgtgtatgagtgtgtgtgtgtgtgtgtgtgtgcctgagtCAACCTCTTCCTCCCAGAGCTAGTGTGAAGATTCAGTGAGATCACCTGAATGTGTCAAGCCCCAAGCAGGTCTGCAATAAGCGATGGTTAAAAATACAGAAGGTGTGGgcatgggtggggtgggggcagggtgggaaaTTTGTGTGGAGGTGTTGGGGTGGACAGTCCATTAGTGGGAAGTGCTGGGTGAATGTTTCACATGAGGGGTGACGAGCCAATAGCCCACTGAGTGGGGCGTTGCAGGCGAGACAGCTTTCTACCTGAAGATGTGGGTGAAGAGTCCACGAGTGGAGAGCATTGAGATGGATGGGTGGCCTATTGGAGGCACTGGGGTGAATGATTCACTGGTAGGAGGGCGCTGGGGTAGGTGGTCCATGAGAGGGCAAGGGAAGGTAGAGTGGATGGCTCCGAGGCAGAGGGTGTTGGGATATTGGGGAGGATGTGTGGAATGTATTGGGGTAAGTGGTCTATCAGAGTGCTTGGAATCTGAACAGGATTGGAGTAGAAACTTCTGTGCATTGTGTGTATGGGTGGCTAGGAGGCGTGGCTTATACGGGGAGGGGTAGTGATGGTGTTGAGGTGCATGAGGTGTTCTGTGATGGGCATGTCCTCTGGGTGCAGGGAGCGAGGTGTTGGAGTACTTGAtgtgtgagtagggtgtaggggTGCCACCTGTGCTGTCACAGCCTGAGGTATGATACTGATGGCCTCTAGGCAGGAGTTGGGGTAAGCGATGTCTGAGAGGTGTTGAGAACGTAGGGGACTGTGGTGTGAGTCGCCTGTTGGAGCACATGGTCCAGCTGCAGGGTTACTGGGGTAAAGGTCTGTGTATGGGTGTTACTAGGGTACATGATCTATACCCAGAGATACTGGGGAGCACAGGTCTATATGGGTGACAGGGTACACAATTCCAGAGAAGTGTTGGCGTCCATGCTGTGTGAAGGTGCTGGGAATTTTGATATGTGGGATTCTAGAGCACAAGGTCAGTGTGCCGGTCGGTTGGGTACATGACCTGAGTGTTGAGTATTTGAAATTCCTGGTCTTGTAGTGGGACTTGAGTTCATGATGTACAGGTGTTGGGTGTGTAGGGTGTACAGTGGGGTTCCTGGGTACCAAGCCTATATGTAAAGTTGTTGGAAAATGGCCTGTGGCGGGTGTTATCAGAGTGGATGGTCTCTGTGTGTGTCGGGTGTTTTGGAGTGGTGACACGGGGAGTAGGAAGGATAACGTGGGGGCTCTTTGTGAGGATGGTCTGTCGGGGTGGCTGCAGGCCTGCTGATTACCCTCTGCCGTGGGCTGCTGGAAGGTACTGACACTCTGGTTGGTCTCGATGTGCTGAAGGCTGGCTGGTGGGGAACTGCTGCTGGCGACTATGAGCAGTGCTGTAGTGAACTAGAGAGTTCATTGTCAAGAAGAGCCAGCTCAGAGCCCCGGGGAAGGTGTTCTGCTGCGGATGGGCGGGCTGTGCTGTGAGTGGAGGGGCCCTTGGCAAGGAGCTTCCCTGATCCTTCGGGAGTGTATAGGGATCAGGGGACAGAGCATCCTGGGGAAGAGGCACTCAGCTCAGGTGAGGGGCCCTGCATGTGACAGAAGGACGTCTGCCCATGCTGGCCTGGGGAGAAGGAGTCTTTGCTGTCCTTGAGGTGGAGGTGTAGCTCAAGTGGGTAGTGGCTGGGGACAAGCCCAGGCCTGGGCGCAGGAGATGCGGCAGAGGCAGAGTGGCTGTCTAGGCAGCTGATGATGGGTGCCTCCACCACCTGATCGCCCTCAGTGTCCCCTCTGTGTGTGCCTctgtgggcagggggtgggtaGGCCCAGCCTAGTGCCTGCTGCCCTCGCCATCGGCTCTCTGGGCGCACAAAGAGCTTCTGGGCTGACTGTGGGATTCGTTCCTGGGACTGCCTGGCAAGGACCCGTACCACCCTGGGAGGGCACGCAGAGCCCGCAGGGACGCACTGCCCCTCACGGCCCCGGCGAAGGCCCAGCTCCCGGCCCGGGGCGTGCCGGCGCCTGAGGGTGTGCATGGACGTCTGTGGGCTGTGTCCACCGGGGGCCCGGCCCGGTGCCCGCGCCCTTACCGTCCTCGGTGGGCACGTAGAGGTTGAGATACAGGCAGTCCTCGCTCTGGTTCTGCACGTAGGTGGCGGCCGCCTCCAGGTTGTCGGTGAACCACACGGGTAGCATGATGGCGGGCAGCGCCCCGTGCAGGTTCTGCGGGCAGGCGGGCGGCAGGGTGGTGGCGTTGCGCACGCCGGGCCACGAGGCGGGGGCCTCGGGCGGCTGGAAGCGGCGGGCGCCCAGGGGGGGCGTGGCGTAGGGCACGCCCAGGAACTGCACGACCGGGCCCAGGATCTCGTTGTTGAGCTCGCGCCGCACGCCGCGCACTCGCCCGTAGGCCGTGTTCACCACTGGGAAGCGCTCCTCCCCGAGGCTGCCGAGACCCAGGCCCGGGCCGCCCGGGGCGCCGCCGCCGGGACCCCCTCCCCCCCGCTGAGCCCCCGCCAGCCCCACCAGACACAGCGCCAGGAGCCACATGCTGATCGGGGgaccccccctccctccccgggACCCCCCCCctcggagagagagagaaggggggggagagggagggaggccccCCTCgccccaggagggaggagggggtgggggaaagggagggaggaggggggtggggagggacctgGGTTAGACGGGACAGAGAAGGGGTCTGTTCCTCTCCATGGAGGGGgcgaggggtggggaaggggaaggaagtgGGAGAAGGTGAAGGCAGGCCCGACCTGCGGGGAggagggacagacagacagacggacagaaaaatacagagaagagGTGCAAGAAGGGAAGTTGGACGGGGCAGACAGACAGGAATGGGGAAACAGAAGAGACAGGTGGTTAGTGACTCGGAATTCAGACCAAGTTGCCCCCCTTCTTCCATCCTCAGACCCCTTGgcacctcccccccccaccccagccacccctcccctcaGCAGGGACCCAGATAGAAAAGTTTGAGGCCGGGGTGAGGTCCAGATGTGTTAAATGTCTAGGACCgccagaggggaaggagggtcAGCTCCCCAGACCCAGTACAGTACTTCCCCTTCCAGCTGTTTATCCCTCCCAGGCAGGTTCTCCTCAGGGACTCAGGAGTCCCAGTTCCCACCTCCCTGGGAGGGATGAGATagacaaggaagagaaaataaaaataccaagtcATTAATTAGCAGGAAGTGGTGGGTTTGTTTATACGTGTTAATCACTCCTGAGCTGTAATTTCATGGCACTGAACTCCCACCCCAGGCCAGACTTGGGTCTTTCTTGGGACTGCACAAGCCCAGCACCTTACCCTCCCTTCAACATCTCATTCTAGAAGGATTTGTGTAGTGGGGGAGACCCCTGCACCCCAGGCCCTCTCCATTTCTCCCCTCAGAAGTTAAGGTGCCTTGAGGCAGGGGCTAGACAGGGAGGGGATGCTGGAGGGGCAAATCGGGGACAGGTGCCTTATTCTGCAGCCGGTTGCCGGGCGACAGGATGCTGCCCCGCAATGCTACCTCGGCAACGGGCTGCAGCTTTAACCCTGGAGTTGGGGGGGGAGGTCtgcaggaagaggggaaggggctgggttGGTTATGGGGTCCATTCAGGGCATGAGGAGGAGAGCAGAGGCATGAGTCAGAATGCTAGAGTTTCCCCCAGCCTTTGCATAGAGGGAGAAGTATATATGTTGAGGGGAGCTGGAGACTAGGGGCCTAGAGAACCCTAAAAGAGCTGCCTCTTGCCCCTTGTTGGCCAGTCAGAACCTAGCCCTAGTGACCAGGCCTCTGGCTGGGGAGAAGGGGTGCTGAGGTGGCTTTAGGGGGAATCAGAAGCACCCACCAATGGCTCCCCTCCCACAGTCTTGAACAGCCTTGAACCCCAGACACCTCTTCTTCCATGCATGGCATTTTGACCCATGCCTTGGGGACAAACCTTGGCTTCTTCTCATCCCATCCCAGCTAttcacctccccttccccttgcCAGCCCCCACAGTTGCTGCCTTGATGCCTGGGTGCTCAGGGCAGCAGGAGCAGGACAAGGGAACAGATCGGACTGAAGGGGCAGACACCCAGGTCATCTCAGTAAGCATCCCCCCGTCCCCCCCCAGCCGCCAGAGCTGTTTGCTGACGCGGGGTTTTCAGAGCCAGGCACCAGCCGGCGGTTGGCTCTCTGCAGGTGTCAATTTATTCCAGAGATGAGGACACAGGAATCCTTACCACACACACCCAGTCATGCCCTCCCTTTCTTCAGGTCCTCTTAAGCTCCTGTTCCCCCATCACCTGGAGGGGGCTTGGGGCTGGCTCCTCCAGGTTCTCCTCTGCCTATGCCAGGCTGGACTCTGCTTCCATGGCCttgccgcccctcccccacccgccccctCCGCCTCCCGCGAACAAGGTCTGCCTCTGTCAGCCCCCTCCCTTAAGGTACTTTGGGCCCCTGGCCTCCTCCCTGCCagcttctctcccttcttccctcccactgGAGCCCtcccccccatctctctcctctccataGCGCTCCCTCAGAGCATCTTTCCACGGCCTCTTCCAGCTTGCTCCAGCTCTTGCCTTCAGTCTCTCGCCCCTCAGTCTTTTCTCATCTCTCTCTTCTACACCTCCCTCTTTGGTGTTTCTCATCTTTCTGTCTCCTTCAAATCTCTTCCCCAAATTTCTCTCTCAAgccctttctatttctctctctctttccctattTCTGTCTCCCCCATTTTCTCTCCCCTGCTCTCCTCATCTCTGTCTGCCACAtcttgcccccccccccaccatccctCTGCCTTATTCGCTCCATTCCTGCCCAGGCCTGACTCCCCCGGTCGGGTAGAGTTGAGGGACGGGGGCTTAGGCCATAGGCCCCCCCCTTCTTCCTGCAGTGGGGAAAATGGCTTGGccgggaaggggggaaggagggggagggggagatgggaaCACACGGGGTCTGTGGGCCCATTCAAAGGATCATTCATGggctggagagaggcagagacaaagaGACCGAGACGCAGAGACACGGCGAGAGCATCCCTAGGCGGAGACACGCAGACAGAGCAGGCTGGGGGAAACCAGGcgcagggagagagatggggagagggagaccCCAATAGACCGCCACGCAGCCCCCTCCACCCGGCCCGGCTTAGCTCCTACCTGGCTCAGCCCTGGGGCCGTGGTGCTTCCATCCAGGGCTCTGAGTAGGGGGCGGACGGGCTTCGGGAGGGGGGCGGCGGCCTCTGAGCCCCCGCGGCCCCGCaggcccagcccccgcccgcagCGCCTCACCCGGCGGGGGAGGGAGATCGCCCCAGcccccgggggcggggccgggatcCAGTCGATCCCCGGGGAAAGGAGAGGTAGGGGATGGGGTCAGGAGGAGCCCAAGAACAGGGAACCCCGCAGTGGAGACGGCGGAGGGAGGAGGAGGCAACGGGACAGGGCTGGATTGGGGATCCACTGGCTCCGTAGGCTGGCTTCGAGGG belongs to Eubalaena glacialis isolate mEubGla1 chromosome 19, mEubGla1.1.hap2.+ XY, whole genome shotgun sequence and includes:
- the NLGN2 gene encoding neuroligin-2 isoform X1, which encodes MWLLALCLVGLAGAQRGGGGPGGGAPGGPGLGLGSLGEERFPVVNTAYGRVRGVRRELNNEILGPVVQFLGVPYATPPLGARRFQPPEAPASWPGVRNATTLPPACPQNLHGALPAIMLPVWFTDNLEAAATYVQNQSEDCLYLNLYVPTEDGPLTKKRDEATLNPPDTDIRDSGKKPVMLFLHGGSYMEGTGNMFDGSVLAAYGNVIVATLNYRLGVLGFLSTGDQAAKGNYGLLDQIQALRWLSENVAHFGGDPERITIFGSGAGASCVNLLILSHHSEGLFQKAIAQSGTAISSWSVNYQPLKYTRLLAAKVGCDREDSAEAVECLRRKPSRELVDQDVQPARYHIAFGPVVDGDVVPDDPEILMQQGEFLNYDMLIGVNQGEGLKFVEDSAESEDGVSASAFDFTVSNFVDNLYGYPEGKDVLRETIKFMYTDWADRDNGEMRRKTLLALFTDHQWVAPAVATAKLHADYQSPVYFYTFYHHCQAEGRPEWADAAHGDELPYVFGVPMVGATDLFPCNFSKNDVMLSAVVMTYWTNFAKTGDPNQPVPQDTKFIHTKPNRFEEVVWSKFNSKEKQYLHIGLKPRVRDNYRANKVAFWLELVPHLHNLHTELFTTTRLPPYATRWPPRPPPGAPGTRRPPLPATLPPEPEPEPGPRAYDRFPGDSRDYSTELSVTVAVGASLLFLNILAFAALYYKRDRRQELRCRRLSPPGGSGSGVPGGGPLLPAAGRELPPEEELVSLQLKRGGGVGADPAEALRPACPPDYTLALRRAPDDVPLLAPGALTLLPSGLGPPPPPPPPSLHPFGPFPPPPPTATSHNNTLPHPHSTTRV
- the NLGN2 gene encoding neuroligin-2 isoform X2, with the translated sequence MWLLALCLVGLAGAQRGGGGPGGGAPGGPGLGLGSLGEERFPVVNTAYGRVRGVRRELNNEILGPVVQFLGVPYATPPLGARRFQPPEAPASWPGVRNATTLPPACPQNLHGALPAIMLPVWFTDNLEAAATYVQNQSEDCLYLNLYVPTEDDIRDSGKKPVMLFLHGGSYMEGTGNMFDGSVLAAYGNVIVATLNYRLGVLGFLSTGDQAAKGNYGLLDQIQALRWLSENVAHFGGDPERITIFGSGAGASCVNLLILSHHSEGLFQKAIAQSGTAISSWSVNYQPLKYTRLLAAKVGCDREDSAEAVECLRRKPSRELVDQDVQPARYHIAFGPVVDGDVVPDDPEILMQQGEFLNYDMLIGVNQGEGLKFVEDSAESEDGVSASAFDFTVSNFVDNLYGYPEGKDVLRETIKFMYTDWADRDNGEMRRKTLLALFTDHQWVAPAVATAKLHADYQSPVYFYTFYHHCQAEGRPEWADAAHGDELPYVFGVPMVGATDLFPCNFSKNDVMLSAVVMTYWTNFAKTGDPNQPVPQDTKFIHTKPNRFEEVVWSKFNSKEKQYLHIGLKPRVRDNYRANKVAFWLELVPHLHNLHTELFTTTRLPPYATRWPPRPPPGAPGTRRPPLPATLPPEPEPEPGPRAYDRFPGDSRDYSTELSVTVAVGASLLFLNILAFAALYYKRDRRQELRCRRLSPPGGSGSGVPGGGPLLPAAGRELPPEEELVSLQLKRGGGVGADPAEALRPACPPDYTLALRRAPDDVPLLAPGALTLLPSGLGPPPPPPPPSLHPFGPFPPPPPTATSHNNTLPHPHSTTRV